The following are from one region of the Salvia splendens isolate huo1 chromosome 2, SspV2, whole genome shotgun sequence genome:
- the LOC121770107 gene encoding desiccation-related protein PCC27-45-like: MQYVDKAKDFVADKVADIEKPSASVDDVDLKHVGRDGITYLAKVTVVNPYGVSVPVGEITYTLKSVDRVIASGNIPDPGSLKGNDKTILEVGMKVPHSVLVSLIKDIGADWDVDYTVEIGIVVDLPVFGNFTIPLTHKGEMKLPSLKDCV, translated from the exons ATGCAATACGTGGACAAGGCAAAGGATTTCGTCGCCGATAAGGTGGCGGACATAGAGAAGCCGTCGGCGTCCGTGGACGACGTAGATCTGAAGCACGTCGGCCGCGACGGCATCACCTATCTCGCGAAGGTCACCGTCGTCAATCCCTACGGCGTCTCCGTTCCCGTCGGCGAAATCACCTACACTCTCAAAAGCGTCGACag GGTTATCGCGTCGGGGAACATACCGGATCCGGGATCGCTGAAGGGGAACGACAAGACGATCCTTGAGGTGGGGATGAAGGTTCCGCACAGTGTGTTGGTGAGCTTGATCAAGGACATCGGCGCCGATTGGGACGTGGATTACACCGTCGAGATCGGAATAGTCGTGGATCTTCCCGTGTTTGGGAATTTCACGATTCCGCTCACGCACAAGGGTGAGATGAAATTGCCGTCTCTCAAGGACTGCGTTTAG
- the LOC121792429 gene encoding 3-methyl-2-oxobutanoate hydroxymethyltransferase 1, mitochondrial-like — protein sequence MFSSLCKTLRSSSVTKRRDSPHSILRWLSNVPENTVYGGPKPQNPSQRVTLINIRQKHRNGEPITMVTAYDYPSAVHLDTAGIDVCLVGDSASMVVHGHDTTLPITLDEMLVHCRAVARGAKRPLLVGDLPFGTYESSTQQAVDTAVRVLKEGGMDAIKLEGGAPSRITAAKGIVEAGIAVIGHVGLTPQAISVLGGFRPQGRNIDSAVKVVETSMALQEAGCFAVVLECVPPPVAAAATSALQIPTIGIGAGPFCSGQVLVYHDLLGMLQHPHHAKVTPKFCKRYAHVGEAIDKALSEYRDEVTSGAFPGAAHSPYKIGAADTEGFLQALEKLGLGDAASAAADAASKMEAQMK from the exons ATGTTTTCTTCCCTCTGTAAAACCCTCCGCAGCTCCTCCGTCACTAAACGCCGCGATTCTCCGCATTCCATTCTCCGCTGGCTCAGCAACGTCCCGGAAAACACCGTCTACGGCGGCCCGAAGCCACAGAACCCTAGCCAGCGCGTCACGCTCATTAACATCCGCCAGAAGCACAGGAATGGCGAGCCCATAACCATGGTTACGGCCTACGACTACCCCTCGGCGGTGCATTTGGACACCGCCGGCATCGACGTTTGCTTGGTCGGCGACTCCGCTTCCATGGTCGTTCACGGCCACGACACCACCCTCCCCATCACGCTCGATGAGATGCTCGTCCACTGCCGCGCCGTGGCGCGTGGCGCCAAGCGCCCGCTGCTCGTCGGGGACTTGCCGTTTGGAACCTACGAGTCCAGCACTCAACAG GCGGTTGATACAGCGGTGAGGGTATTGAAGGAGGGTGGAATGGATGCAATCAAACTGGAAGGTGGCGCACCTTCGAGAATCACAGCAGCTAAAGGTATCGTTGAAGCTGGTATTGCAGTGATCGGGCACGTGGGGCTCACACCGCAGGCAATCAGTGTTCTTGGAGGGTTCAGACCTCAAGGCAGAAACATCGATAGTGCAGTCAAG GTTGTGGAGACTTCAATGGCATTGCAGGAAGCAGGATGCTTTGCAGTAGTGTTGGAATGTGTTCCTCCACCGGTGGCGGCTGCAGCAACATCAGCCCTTCAGATCCCCACCATTGGCATTGGGGCTGGACCCTTTTGTAGTGGCCAA GTTCTAGTGTACCATGATCTTCTTGGAATGCTACAACACCCTCACCATGCCAAG GTCACTCCCAAGTTCTGTAAACGTTATGCCCATGTAGGAGAAGCCATCGACAAGGCTCTTTCAGAATACCGGGATGAAGTAACAAGTGGGGCTTTCCCTGGCGCAGCTCACAGCCCTTACAAGATTGGAGCTGCTGACACTGAAGGCTTCCTACAAGCATTGGAGAAACTAGGTCTGGGTGACGCAGCATCTGCAGCAGCTGATGCAGCTTCAAAGATGGAAGCCCAAATGAAGTGA